A genomic region of Paenibacillus sp. PL2-23 contains the following coding sequences:
- a CDS encoding glycosyltransferase — protein MNSISLCMIVRNEEDSLGRCLASVKEAVDEIVIVDTGSTDRTKEIASSFGAVIYDFEWIDDFAAARNYAFEQATQTFILWLDADDVLEEADLRRLLTLKSQKLPYDSITMSYHLSFDSAGNPVYSLRRNRLVRRSAGFRWHGPVHEYLAVSGRIHHSDVAVTHRKERQHTDRNLRIYLKRLEAGETFTPRDQYYFANELRDHSRLEEAASWYDKFLASGRGWVEDEIGACMKQADCYGRLGQSDRQIASLLRTLSYDIPRAEFCCQLGAALLEQKRYQQAAYWFTQATRLEKPVHLMSATDNAAWTWLPHLQLTVCYDRMGDRAKAMEHHRKARSYNPDHPSIVFNEQYFNRTKT, from the coding sequence ATGAACAGCATCAGCTTGTGCATGATCGTGCGCAATGAAGAGGACAGCCTGGGACGCTGTCTGGCATCCGTGAAGGAAGCGGTGGACGAGATCGTCATCGTCGACACCGGCTCCACCGACCGGACCAAGGAAATTGCGTCTTCCTTCGGCGCCGTTATCTACGACTTCGAATGGATTGACGACTTTGCCGCCGCGCGCAATTACGCTTTCGAGCAGGCGACGCAGACCTTCATCCTGTGGCTCGACGCGGACGACGTGCTGGAGGAAGCGGATTTGCGGCGCCTGCTGACACTTAAATCGCAGAAGCTTCCGTATGACAGTATTACAATGAGCTATCATCTGAGCTTCGACTCTGCCGGCAATCCTGTCTACAGCCTGCGCAGGAATCGCCTGGTGCGCCGCAGCGCGGGCTTTCGCTGGCACGGTCCCGTCCACGAATATTTGGCCGTCTCGGGGCGCATCCATCATAGCGACGTTGCCGTCACCCATCGCAAGGAGCGGCAGCATACCGACCGCAACCTCCGCATTTATTTGAAGCGGCTGGAGGCCGGAGAAACGTTCACACCGCGGGATCAATATTATTTCGCCAATGAGCTTCGCGATCATTCTCGCCTGGAGGAAGCCGCCTCGTGGTATGACAAATTTCTGGCATCCGGCCGCGGCTGGGTGGAGGACGAGATTGGCGCCTGTATGAAGCAAGCAGATTGCTACGGGCGGCTTGGGCAATCCGACCGCCAGATCGCGTCGCTGCTTCGCACGCTGAGCTACGATATCCCGCGAGCCGAATTTTGCTGCCAGCTTGGCGCCGCCCTGCTGGAGCAGAAGCGTTACCAGCAAGCTGCCTACTGGTTCACACAAGCGACGCGGCTCGAGAAGCCGGTCCACCTGATGAGCGCCACGGACAACGCCGCTTGGACCTGGCTCCCCCATCTGCAGCTGACGGTTTGCTACGACCGAATGGGCGACCGCGCCAAAGCGATGGAGCATCACCGCAAAGCCCGCAGCTACAACCCGGATCACCCCAGCATCGTCTTTAACGAGCAATACTTCAACAGGACGAAGACGTAA